The Glycine max cultivar Williams 82 chromosome 12, Glycine_max_v4.0, whole genome shotgun sequence genome window below encodes:
- the LOC100778506 gene encoding aconitate hydratase, cytoplasmic isoform X2 yields MYITTASSSASSLLRATRPKLFFPSPSRNFASFTPCTSSFSATARSLLCSVPRWSHRLHSASPLTPRPRISAVAPLVERFHREIATMANENPFKGNLTSLPKPGGGEFGKFYSLPSLNDPRIDRLPYSIRILLESAIRNCDNFQVKKEDVEKILDWENNSTKQVEIPFKPARVLLQDFTGVPAVVDLACMRDAMNKLGSDSNKINPLVPVDLVIDHSVQVDVTRSDNAVQANMELEFQRNKERFAFLKWGSTAFRNMLVVPPGSGIVHQVNLEYLGRVVFNNEGLLYPDSVVGTDSHTTMIDGLGVAGWGVGGIEAEAAMLGQPLSMVLPGVVGFKLSGKLRNGVTATDLVLTVTQILRKHGVVGKFVEFYGDGMGELSLADRATIANMSPEYGATMGFFPVDHVTLQYLKLTGRSDEIVAMIESYLRENKLFVDYNEPQQDRVYSSYLELNLSDVEPCISGPKRPHDRVPLKEMKADWHACLDNKVGFKGFAIPKEAQGKVAKFDFHGQPAELKHGSVVIAAITSCTNTSNPSVMLGAGLVAKKAHELGLQVNPWVKTSLAPGSGVVTKYLLQSGLQKYLNEQGFHIVGFGCTTCIGNSGELEESVASAISENDIVAAAVLSGNRNFEGRVHALTRANYLASPPLVVAYALAGTVDIDFEKEPIGTGKDGKNVYLRDIWPSTEEIAKVVQSSVLPEMFRSTYEAITKGNPMWNQLQVPADTLYSWDPDSTYIHEPPYFKSMTMDPPGPHGVKDAYCLLNFGDSITTDHISPAGSIHKDSPAAKYLVEHGVERKDFNSYGSRRGNDEVMARGTFANIRLVNKLLNGEVGPKTIHIPTGEKLYVFDAATRFRECLYDKISSKCYICNISVYFPLCINYRVLFVQIDNTKGM; encoded by the exons ATGTATATAACAACGGCCTCTTCCTCTGCCTCTTCGCTCCTCAGAGCAACCAGGCCTAAACTCTTCTTTCCCTCTCCTTCTAGAAACTTCGCTTCTTTCACTCCCTGCACTTCTTCCTTCTCCGCCACCGCTCGTTCCCTCCTCTGCTCCGTTCCGCGGTGGAGCCACCGCCTCCATTCCGCCTCTCCGCTCACTCCCCGTCCTCGGATCAGCGCCGTCGCTCCCCTCGTTGAACGCTTCCACCGTGAAATCGCCACCATGG CCAATGAAAATCCTTTCAAGGGAAACTTGACCAGTCTCCCAAAGCCTGGTGGCGGCGAGTTTGGAAAGTTCTACAGTCTTCCTTCTCTCAATGATCCGAGAATTG ACAGGTTGCCATACTCCATCAGGATTCTCCTTGAATCTGCCATTCGTAATTGTGAcaattttcaagtaaaaaaagaagatgTTGAGAAGATCCTTGACTGGGAAAACAATTCTACAAAGCAAGTTGAGATTCCATTCAAGCCCGCCCGTGTTCTCTTGCAG GATTTTACTGGAGTTCCTGCTGTTGTTGACCTGGCTTGCATGCGTGATGCTATGAATAAGCTTGGAAGTGATTCAAATAAGATCAACCCTCTG GTTCCTGTGGATCTTGTCATTGATCATTCAGTTCAAGTTGACGTTACAAGGTCAGATAATGCAGTGCAGGCCAATATGGAGCTTGAATTTCAGAGAAACAAGGAGAGGTTTGCTTTTCTTAAATGGGGGTCAACTGCATTCCGTAACATGCTTGTTGTTCCTCCCGGTTCTGGTATAGTACATCAG GTCAATCTTGAATATCTTGGAAGGGTTGTATTCAACAATGAGGGCCTACTCTATCCTGACAGTGTGGTTGGGACTGATTCACATACCACTATGATAGATGGGCTTGGTGTTGCTGGATGGGGAGTTGGAGGTATTGAAGCTGAGGCAGCAATGCTTGGTCAG CCTTTGAGCATGGTTTTGCCCGGTGTTGTTGGGTTCAAGTTATCTGGAAAACTACGCAATGGTGTTACAGCAACAGACTTAGTTCTAACTGTGACTCAAATTCTCAGAAAGCATGGTGTTGTGGggaaatttgttgaattttatg GTGATGGTATGGGTGAATTATCTTTGGCTGACAGGGCCACTATTGCCAATATGTCTCCTGAATATGGTGCCACCATGGGCTTCTTCCCTGTGGATCATGTTACACTACAATATCTCAAGTTAACAGGAAGAAGTGATGAGATT GTGGCCATGATAGAGTCTTATCTCAGGGAAAACAAACTGTTTGTTGACTATAATGAG CCGCAACAAGACAGAGTGTATTCATCGTATCTTGAATTAAACCTTTCCGATGTTGAACCGTGTATTTCAGGACCAAAGAG ACCCCATGATCGGGTACCTTTGAAAGAAATGAAGGCCGATTGGCATGCTTGTCTTGATAACAAAGTTGGGTTTAAG GGATTTGCTATACCAAAAGAGGCACAAGGAAAAGTTGCAAAATTTGATTTCCATGGGCAGCCAGCGGAACTCAAGCATGGCAGTGTTGTGATTGCTGCAATTACAAGCTGTACAAATACATCAAACCCAAGTGTTATGCTTGGTGCTGGTCTTGTTGCAAAAAAGGCTCATGAGCTTGGTTTACAG GTCAATCCTTGGGTTAAAACAAGTCTTGCTCCAGGCTCTGGAGTTGTTACAAAATATCTACTCCAGAG TGGACTGCAAAAATATCTAAATGAACAAGGTTTTCATATTGTTGGATTTGGCTGTACTACATGTATTGGCAATTCTGGAGAGCTGGAAGAGTCCGTTGCTTCTGCCATCTCAGAAAATG ACATTGTAGCAGCTGCTGTGTTGTCTGGGAATCGTAATTTTGAGGGCCGAGTACATGCATTGACAAGAGCTAACTACCTTGCCTCTCCTCCTCTAGTTGTTGCTTATGCTCTTGCTGGCACG GTTGACATTGACTTTGAGAAGGAGCCAATTGGGACAGGGAAGGATGGAAAGAATGTCTACTTGAGGGATATTTGGCCATCTACTGAAGAAATTGCTAAG GTTGTCCAATCCAGTGTGTTGCCTGAGATGTTTCGAAGTACATATGAGGCTATTACCAAAGGGAACCCAATGTGGAATCAACTACAAGTTCCTGCTGACACTCTATACTCATGGGACCCTGACTCAACATATATCCATGAACCCCCTTACTTCAAGAGCATGACCATGGATCCTCCTGGACCTCATGGTGTAAAAGATGCTTATTGCCTACTGAATTTTGGTGACAGTATAACCACTGATCATATTTCTCCAGCTGGAAGCATTCACAAGGACAGTCCTGCTGCCAAATACCTTGTTGAGCATGGGGTGGAACGCAAGGACTTCAATTCTTATGGAAGTCGTCGAGGCAATGATGAGGTGATGGCAAGGGGGACTTTTGCCAACATTCGTCTTGTTAACAAGCTTTTGAATGGGGAAGTTGGCCCGAAGACAATTCACATTCCAACAGGGGAAAAACTTTATGTGTTTGATGCAGCTACG AGATTCAGAGAATGTCTTTATGACAAAATCTCTTCCAAATGCTACATTTGTAACATATCCGTTTACTTCCCTCTATGCATCAACTATCGAGTCTTGTTTGTTCAAATAGATAATACTAAGGGCATGTGA
- the LOC100499683 gene encoding succinate dehydrogenase subunit 3-1, mitochondrial yields MSWLLRSTKSKLLSSSSSLSRTFPSLSRSGPTLDLPQIGAISPLPDLFHRNTATMPFAKENASGGNLAGLPKVPANTLGSDSNAINSPRYKASGLDTNVLAGARCVSGVWAAQGPMRLVVNTVMARSFERSMEAGTLGMIGHKRFMSDIPSKTSETNLSGFRPLSPHLPLYQPQLSSTLSIFNRIAGAFLAGVILLFYMIYMKLGLVSLTYDSFYQFIFYSSKLNLLVMEISALAVSYHLYSAIRHLFL; encoded by the exons ATGTCGTGGCTCCTCCGATCCACCAAGTCAAAACTCCTCTCTTCCTCATCTTCACTTTCTAGAACCTTCCCCTCTCTCTCACGCTCCGGCCCCACACTTGACCTCCCTCAGATCGGAGCCATCTCTCCCCTCCCCGATCTCTTCCACCGCAACACCGCTACCATGCCTTTCG CGAAGGAAAACGCTTCCGGTGGAAACTTGGCCGGTCTTCCCAAAGTTCCTGCGAATACGCTTGGCAGTGACTCTAATGCGATCAATTCTCCG AGGTACAAAGCTTCTGGACTGGACACGAATGTGCTGGCTGGAGCTAGATGTGTCTCTGGAGTTTGGGCTGCACAGGGTCCAATGCGATTG GTAGTCAATACCGTGATGGCTAGAAGTTTTGAGAGAAGTATGGAAGCTGGCACATTGGGAATGATTGGTCATAAACGTTTTATGAGTGACATCCCAAGTAAAACCAGTGAGACAAACCTATCTGGTTTTCGTCCGCTATCTCCTCATCTTCCTCTTTATCAGCCCCAACTTTCTTCGACCCTCTCAATTTTCAATAGAATTGCTGGAGCTTTCCTAGCCGGTGTCATTTTGCTTTTTTATATGATCTATATGAAATTGGGTTTGGTTAGCCTCACCTATGACTCTTTCTACCAGTTCATATTTTATTCATCAAAACTCAACCTGCTTGTCATGGAGATTTCTGCCTTAGCCGTGTCCTATCATCTGTATAGTGCAATTCGTCATTTATTCTTATGA
- the LOC100778506 gene encoding aconitate hydratase, cytoplasmic isoform X1 yields MYITTASSSASSLLRATRPKLFFPSPSRNFASFTPCTSSFSATARSLLCSVPRWSHRLHSASPLTPRPRISAVAPLVERFHREIATMANENPFKGNLTSLPKPGGGEFGKFYSLPSLNDPRIDRLPYSIRILLESAIRNCDNFQVKKEDVEKILDWENNSTKQVEIPFKPARVLLQDFTGVPAVVDLACMRDAMNKLGSDSNKINPLVPVDLVIDHSVQVDVTRSDNAVQANMELEFQRNKERFAFLKWGSTAFRNMLVVPPGSGIVHQVNLEYLGRVVFNNEGLLYPDSVVGTDSHTTMIDGLGVAGWGVGGIEAEAAMLGQPLSMVLPGVVGFKLSGKLRNGVTATDLVLTVTQILRKHGVVGKFVEFYGDGMGELSLADRATIANMSPEYGATMGFFPVDHVTLQYLKLTGRSDEIVAMIESYLRENKLFVDYNEPQQDRVYSSYLELNLSDVEPCISGPKRPHDRVPLKEMKADWHACLDNKVGFKGFAIPKEAQGKVAKFDFHGQPAELKHGSVVIAAITSCTNTSNPSVMLGAGLVAKKAHELGLQVNPWVKTSLAPGSGVVTKYLLQSGLQKYLNEQGFHIVGFGCTTCIGNSGELEESVASAISENDIVAAAVLSGNRNFEGRVHALTRANYLASPPLVVAYALAGTVDIDFEKEPIGTGKDGKNVYLRDIWPSTEEIAKVVQSSVLPEMFRSTYEAITKGNPMWNQLQVPADTLYSWDPDSTYIHEPPYFKSMTMDPPGPHGVKDAYCLLNFGDSITTDHISPAGSIHKDSPAAKYLVEHGVERKDFNSYGSRRGNDEVMARGTFANIRLVNKLLNGEVGPKTIHIPTGEKLYVFDAATRYKASGQDTIVLAGAEYGSGSSRDWAAKGPMLLGVKAVIAKSFERIHRSNLVGMGIIPLCFKPGEDADTLGLTGHERYTIELPSIINEIRPGQDVTVTTDNGKSFTCTARFDTEVELAYFNHGGILPYVIRNLIKQ; encoded by the exons ATGTATATAACAACGGCCTCTTCCTCTGCCTCTTCGCTCCTCAGAGCAACCAGGCCTAAACTCTTCTTTCCCTCTCCTTCTAGAAACTTCGCTTCTTTCACTCCCTGCACTTCTTCCTTCTCCGCCACCGCTCGTTCCCTCCTCTGCTCCGTTCCGCGGTGGAGCCACCGCCTCCATTCCGCCTCTCCGCTCACTCCCCGTCCTCGGATCAGCGCCGTCGCTCCCCTCGTTGAACGCTTCCACCGTGAAATCGCCACCATGG CCAATGAAAATCCTTTCAAGGGAAACTTGACCAGTCTCCCAAAGCCTGGTGGCGGCGAGTTTGGAAAGTTCTACAGTCTTCCTTCTCTCAATGATCCGAGAATTG ACAGGTTGCCATACTCCATCAGGATTCTCCTTGAATCTGCCATTCGTAATTGTGAcaattttcaagtaaaaaaagaagatgTTGAGAAGATCCTTGACTGGGAAAACAATTCTACAAAGCAAGTTGAGATTCCATTCAAGCCCGCCCGTGTTCTCTTGCAG GATTTTACTGGAGTTCCTGCTGTTGTTGACCTGGCTTGCATGCGTGATGCTATGAATAAGCTTGGAAGTGATTCAAATAAGATCAACCCTCTG GTTCCTGTGGATCTTGTCATTGATCATTCAGTTCAAGTTGACGTTACAAGGTCAGATAATGCAGTGCAGGCCAATATGGAGCTTGAATTTCAGAGAAACAAGGAGAGGTTTGCTTTTCTTAAATGGGGGTCAACTGCATTCCGTAACATGCTTGTTGTTCCTCCCGGTTCTGGTATAGTACATCAG GTCAATCTTGAATATCTTGGAAGGGTTGTATTCAACAATGAGGGCCTACTCTATCCTGACAGTGTGGTTGGGACTGATTCACATACCACTATGATAGATGGGCTTGGTGTTGCTGGATGGGGAGTTGGAGGTATTGAAGCTGAGGCAGCAATGCTTGGTCAG CCTTTGAGCATGGTTTTGCCCGGTGTTGTTGGGTTCAAGTTATCTGGAAAACTACGCAATGGTGTTACAGCAACAGACTTAGTTCTAACTGTGACTCAAATTCTCAGAAAGCATGGTGTTGTGGggaaatttgttgaattttatg GTGATGGTATGGGTGAATTATCTTTGGCTGACAGGGCCACTATTGCCAATATGTCTCCTGAATATGGTGCCACCATGGGCTTCTTCCCTGTGGATCATGTTACACTACAATATCTCAAGTTAACAGGAAGAAGTGATGAGATT GTGGCCATGATAGAGTCTTATCTCAGGGAAAACAAACTGTTTGTTGACTATAATGAG CCGCAACAAGACAGAGTGTATTCATCGTATCTTGAATTAAACCTTTCCGATGTTGAACCGTGTATTTCAGGACCAAAGAG ACCCCATGATCGGGTACCTTTGAAAGAAATGAAGGCCGATTGGCATGCTTGTCTTGATAACAAAGTTGGGTTTAAG GGATTTGCTATACCAAAAGAGGCACAAGGAAAAGTTGCAAAATTTGATTTCCATGGGCAGCCAGCGGAACTCAAGCATGGCAGTGTTGTGATTGCTGCAATTACAAGCTGTACAAATACATCAAACCCAAGTGTTATGCTTGGTGCTGGTCTTGTTGCAAAAAAGGCTCATGAGCTTGGTTTACAG GTCAATCCTTGGGTTAAAACAAGTCTTGCTCCAGGCTCTGGAGTTGTTACAAAATATCTACTCCAGAG TGGACTGCAAAAATATCTAAATGAACAAGGTTTTCATATTGTTGGATTTGGCTGTACTACATGTATTGGCAATTCTGGAGAGCTGGAAGAGTCCGTTGCTTCTGCCATCTCAGAAAATG ACATTGTAGCAGCTGCTGTGTTGTCTGGGAATCGTAATTTTGAGGGCCGAGTACATGCATTGACAAGAGCTAACTACCTTGCCTCTCCTCCTCTAGTTGTTGCTTATGCTCTTGCTGGCACG GTTGACATTGACTTTGAGAAGGAGCCAATTGGGACAGGGAAGGATGGAAAGAATGTCTACTTGAGGGATATTTGGCCATCTACTGAAGAAATTGCTAAG GTTGTCCAATCCAGTGTGTTGCCTGAGATGTTTCGAAGTACATATGAGGCTATTACCAAAGGGAACCCAATGTGGAATCAACTACAAGTTCCTGCTGACACTCTATACTCATGGGACCCTGACTCAACATATATCCATGAACCCCCTTACTTCAAGAGCATGACCATGGATCCTCCTGGACCTCATGGTGTAAAAGATGCTTATTGCCTACTGAATTTTGGTGACAGTATAACCACTGATCATATTTCTCCAGCTGGAAGCATTCACAAGGACAGTCCTGCTGCCAAATACCTTGTTGAGCATGGGGTGGAACGCAAGGACTTCAATTCTTATGGAAGTCGTCGAGGCAATGATGAGGTGATGGCAAGGGGGACTTTTGCCAACATTCGTCTTGTTAACAAGCTTTTGAATGGGGAAGTTGGCCCGAAGACAATTCACATTCCAACAGGGGAAAAACTTTATGTGTTTGATGCAGCTACG AGATACAAGGCTTCTGGGCAAGACACCATTGTGCTAGCTGGAGCTGAATATGGCAGTGGAAGTTCTAGAGATTGGGCTGCCAAGGGTCCAATGCTACTG GGAGTCAAAGCTGTGATAGCCAAGAGTTTCGAGAGAATTCATCGCAGTAACTTGGTAGGAATGGGTATCATTCCTCTTTGCTTCAAACCCGGTGAGGATGCGGACACATTGGGATTAACTGGTCATGAACGTTATACAATTGAACTACCAAGTATTATCAATGAGATTAGGCCTGGCCAAGATGTGACAGTCACAACCGATAATGGAAAATCTTTCACTTGCACAGCACGCTTTGACACTGAG GTCGAACTTGCTTACTTCAACCACGGAGGCATACTTCCATATGTCATAAGGAACCTCATTAAGCAGTGA